A single window of Coleofasciculus sp. FACHB-T130 DNA harbors:
- a CDS encoding Crp/Fnr family transcriptional regulator, whose translation MSVPKDPLQPIKNRLLAALPDEEYERLVPHLEPVSLPLNQVLYELGVPIEYVYFPQQGIVSLLSVLEDGSTVEAGMVGNDGMVGLPIILGGNKTSNRALVQVAGNGMRMKAEQLRSEFKRGGVLQSLLLRYTQALLTQVSQGVACNRLHTIEERLARWLLTVQDRVESDQFPLTQEFIAQMLGTRRSGVTVAAGTLSKAGTIRYSRGKITILNQGDLEAISCECYGIIKAEFGRLLGTEHR comes from the coding sequence ATGTCAGTCCCCAAAGATCCTCTTCAGCCAATAAAAAATCGACTTCTTGCCGCTTTGCCTGACGAGGAGTACGAACGTCTGGTTCCCCATCTAGAACCCGTCTCGCTCCCACTCAATCAAGTCCTCTACGAACTTGGCGTACCAATTGAATACGTTTATTTTCCCCAACAGGGAATTGTTTCTTTACTCAGCGTGCTGGAAGATGGCTCGACTGTGGAAGCTGGAATGGTGGGTAATGACGGAATGGTAGGTCTCCCCATAATTTTAGGAGGCAACAAAACGAGCAACCGAGCGTTGGTGCAGGTCGCAGGCAATGGCATGAGAATGAAGGCAGAGCAGCTCAGATCCGAGTTTAAGCGGGGAGGGGTACTGCAAAGCCTGCTGTTGCGCTATACGCAAGCACTGCTGACTCAGGTTTCTCAAGGAGTCGCCTGCAACCGCCTGCATACGATAGAAGAGCGACTTGCCCGGTGGCTGCTAACCGTTCAGGATCGCGTGGAATCAGACCAGTTTCCCCTCACTCAGGAATTTATCGCCCAGATGTTGGGCACGCGCCGTTCTGGCGTCACGGTGGCGGCTGGCACCCTCAGCAAAGCGGGAACGATTCGCTACAGCCGTGGCAAAATCACCATTCTGAATCAAGGCGACTTGGAAGCGATCTCCTGCGAGTGTTATGGAATTATCAAAGCCGAGTTCGGTCGGTTGCTTGGCACGGAACACCGTTAG
- a CDS encoding protein-glutamate O-methyltransferase CheR — protein MMPISQSTAYTTPPRTKAAYELEALLDYIKRSRGFDFTSYKRPSLMRLVMSRIQKVGIDSCTKYIDYLKAHPQEFTHLFNTLLVNVTSFFRDRSVWDYLSHELIPQIVAKKEPDEPIRVWSAACASGEEAYSLAIILAEILGIEQFQARVKIYATDIDEEALKQARQGTYTAKEVAGIPPALLEKYFDSTPNSYIVHKELRSALLFSRHNLIEDAPISRLDLLMCRNALMYFNPEAQRKIQSRFHFALRDSGFLVLGHAEGLLNSPQTFSTADLKRRVYTKTPKVNVHLNASEVQDSKRDRIRQGVQTSQGVQTKGVQTKGEELRSLTQTSPEKAVKPLEKQPSYFQQELQQELQQELQQAFQQVFQPEFQQVFQPQVKTKQPSSTHQALTTEQTQLLVLQEELKTVQQERLDLKKQLNRTQEELQSTHEQLQTMNQELQSLSEELYQRNEELNQAKALLKKMTQPKFHGVA, from the coding sequence ATGATGCCAATATCACAATCAACTGCCTATACGACTCCGCCCCGGACTAAAGCAGCTTATGAGTTAGAAGCTTTGCTGGACTACATAAAGCGAAGTCGTGGTTTTGATTTCACCAGCTACAAGCGTCCTAGTTTGATGCGTCTGGTAATGAGCCGGATACAGAAAGTGGGGATCGACAGCTGTACAAAGTATATTGATTACCTAAAGGCGCATCCCCAAGAATTTACTCACCTATTTAACACACTTTTAGTCAATGTTACTTCTTTCTTCCGCGATCGCTCAGTTTGGGATTATTTGTCTCACGAGCTGATCCCTCAGATCGTTGCGAAGAAGGAACCAGACGAACCGATTCGAGTTTGGAGTGCTGCATGCGCTTCTGGAGAGGAAGCTTACTCGTTAGCAATCATCCTTGCGGAGATACTGGGAATCGAACAGTTCCAGGCGCGGGTCAAAATCTACGCCACAGATATCGATGAGGAAGCGCTTAAGCAAGCTCGTCAGGGAACTTATACGGCTAAGGAAGTTGCGGGGATTCCTCCCGCTTTGTTAGAGAAATACTTTGATAGCACTCCTAACAGCTACATTGTTCATAAGGAGTTGCGTTCTGCGCTACTGTTTAGTCGCCACAACTTGATTGAAGATGCGCCCATCTCCCGTCTCGATCTGCTGATGTGCCGCAACGCCCTGATGTATTTTAATCCCGAAGCCCAACGAAAAATCCAGTCCCGCTTTCACTTTGCGCTCCGGGATAGTGGCTTTCTCGTATTAGGTCATGCGGAGGGACTGCTCAACAGCCCTCAGACTTTCAGCACCGCAGATTTGAAGCGACGTGTTTATACAAAGACGCCAAAGGTAAATGTGCATCTGAATGCATCTGAGGTGCAGGACTCCAAACGCGATCGCATCCGCCAAGGTGTCCAGACTAGCCAAGGTGTCCAGACTAAAGGTGTCCAGACTAAGGGAGAGGAGTTGCGATCGCTTACCCAGACAAGCCCTGAAAAGGCAGTGAAGCCTCTAGAAAAGCAACCCTCATACTTCCAGCAAGAGTTGCAGCAAGAGTTGCAGCAAGAGTTGCAGCAAGCGTTCCAGCAAGTGTTCCAGCCAGAGTTCCAGCAAGTGTTTCAGCCACAGGTAAAAACCAAGCAACCCTCGTCTACCCATCAAGCGTTAACAACCGAGCAGACACAACTCCTGGTGCTTCAAGAAGAGCTAAAAACCGTTCAGCAAGAACGTCTGGATCTCAAAAAACAGTTGAACAGGACTCAAGAGGAACTCCAGTCCACCCACGAACAACTACAGACGATGAATCAGGAGTTGCAGTCTCTCAGTGAAGAACTGTACCAGCGCAACGAAGAACTCAATCAAGCCAAAGCTTTGTTAAAGAAGATGACTCAACCTAAATTTCATGGAGTCGCCTAG
- a CDS encoding AI-2E family transporter: protein MFERRTAISLSNILLIVVTSLLGVLLWQLRSLLVILMVAVVIAATISPLIDKAERLQLPRWLAVIVVYVTLISGIVGAGLIIGPTVAAQIQLLAVNLPIYIENLRALIQKIVISYNDERPDLVNQLLDTQALTRWVFRSSQQVLLRSYDITRGIIGGVFSLILALLISGYMVAGSQNLVKGLVQLFPSPWDERLEAQVAPMSQRMGNYIQGRVAVSGILGVAITLGLGFLGLSEFALGLGVIAGFTNLIPFVGPVLGAIPALIVAVSQGGWTFLWVLLLFVIIQNVETYVLDPLLVGSSVKVHPLYQLLGVLGGTQVLGILGALIVPPWVAGAAVLLENLYLKPKLIAENKAGVIVEASPDSTAIPLKSSTMK from the coding sequence ATGTTCGAGCGGCGCACTGCGATTTCTCTATCGAATATCCTGCTAATTGTCGTCACCAGTTTGTTGGGAGTGTTGCTATGGCAGCTGCGGAGTCTCCTAGTCATCCTCATGGTTGCCGTAGTCATCGCAGCAACGATTTCCCCCCTCATCGACAAGGCTGAACGCTTGCAGCTTCCCCGGTGGTTGGCGGTCATTGTTGTTTATGTAACGCTAATTTCTGGCATCGTTGGGGCGGGATTGATTATTGGCCCTACCGTAGCCGCGCAGATTCAACTGCTTGCCGTCAATTTGCCAATATACATTGAAAATCTTCGGGCACTCATTCAGAAAATTGTAATCAGTTACAACGACGAGCGACCCGATTTAGTCAACCAACTCCTTGATACCCAAGCGCTAACTAGGTGGGTGTTTCGTTCCAGTCAACAAGTCCTGCTGCGCTCTTACGACATCACCAGAGGAATTATTGGCGGTGTTTTTAGCTTAATTTTGGCTTTATTGATTTCCGGTTATATGGTGGCGGGTAGTCAAAACCTGGTTAAAGGTTTGGTGCAGCTATTCCCGTCGCCTTGGGATGAACGTCTGGAGGCTCAAGTGGCACCGATGAGCCAGCGGATGGGGAATTATATCCAAGGCCGAGTTGCGGTTTCAGGGATTTTAGGGGTAGCGATTACCCTTGGCTTAGGTTTTTTAGGGCTATCAGAGTTTGCACTCGGACTTGGCGTGATCGCTGGTTTCACCAATTTGATCCCCTTTGTGGGGCCAGTTTTGGGAGCCATTCCCGCTCTCATCGTGGCAGTTTCTCAAGGTGGGTGGACGTTCCTGTGGGTGCTGCTGTTGTTCGTGATTATCCAGAATGTGGAAACTTATGTCCTCGATCCGCTACTGGTAGGTTCTTCTGTGAAAGTCCATCCTTTGTATCAACTGCTGGGGGTGCTAGGAGGAACGCAGGTTTTAGGCATTCTTGGCGCGTTGATTGTTCCTCCTTGGGTGGCGGGTGCCGCTGTCCTGTTGGAAAATCTTTACTTAAAACCTAAATTGATAGCCGAAAATAAAGCGGGTGTTATCGTCGAAGCCTCACCTGATTCCACCGCTATTCCCCTCAAATCTTCAACAATGAAGTAG
- a CDS encoding nucleoside triphosphate pyrophosphatase, translated as MTLPTLVLASASPARRRLLQSAGIEPVVCPSDFDESQVSTSVASELVQTLALRKAETVANQFPDALILGCDSVLLVNGEIHGKPADAAQAIARWQKMRSQIGELYTGHALIDQQQDKTVVRCGITKVYFADASDRQIEAYVATGEPLKCAGCFALEGRGGLFVDKLEGCHTNVIGLSLSLLRQMFGELGYDVTDFWQR; from the coding sequence ATGACCCTTCCCACTTTAGTCTTAGCCTCCGCTTCTCCAGCTCGCCGTCGCCTGTTGCAAAGTGCCGGAATCGAGCCGGTGGTTTGCCCTAGTGATTTTGATGAGTCCCAAGTCTCAACTAGCGTTGCATCCGAATTGGTGCAAACTCTGGCGTTGCGGAAAGCGGAAACGGTTGCGAATCAATTTCCAGATGCTTTGATATTGGGATGCGATTCGGTGTTGCTGGTTAACGGTGAGATTCATGGGAAACCAGCAGATGCAGCACAAGCGATCGCCCGTTGGCAAAAAATGCGCTCCCAAATCGGCGAACTCTATACGGGTCATGCTTTAATTGACCAGCAGCAAGACAAAACTGTGGTACGCTGCGGCATCACAAAAGTTTATTTTGCCGATGCTAGCGATCGCCAGATTGAAGCCTACGTCGCCACTGGCGAACCCCTTAAATGTGCTGGCTGCTTTGCCCTGGAAGGCAGAGGGGGACTATTTGTAGACAAACTGGAAGGTTGCCATACGAATGTCATTGGTCTGAGCTTGTCACTACTTCGCCAGATGTTCGGTGAACTGGGATACGATGTCACCGATTTTTGGCAAAGATGA
- the psbP gene encoding photosystem II reaction center PsbP — MLKRIAALLLVVLSVSLQSCTVASATSGLKSYVDSTDGYQFLYPNGWLPVEVKGGADVVFHDIIEPSENVSVVINPVGAEKSLAELGTPTEVGYKLSKSAIAPPGSGREAELVNAEKLESNSKTYYILEYTVKLPNQQRHNLASIAVSRGKLVTFNASTTEKRWEKLKPLLQQVVSSFSVY, encoded by the coding sequence ATGCTAAAACGGATTGCCGCACTACTACTGGTGGTATTAAGCGTAAGCTTGCAAAGTTGCACTGTCGCCAGTGCTACCAGTGGCTTAAAAAGCTATGTAGATAGCACCGACGGTTATCAGTTCCTATATCCCAACGGCTGGCTTCCAGTCGAGGTGAAAGGTGGAGCCGATGTAGTGTTCCACGATATCATTGAGCCTTCTGAAAATGTGTCAGTCGTCATTAACCCGGTTGGGGCAGAGAAAAGCCTCGCTGAGTTGGGGACACCGACGGAAGTGGGATACAAACTATCAAAAAGCGCGATCGCACCCCCAGGATCGGGACGCGAGGCAGAATTAGTGAACGCTGAAAAGCTGGAATCTAACTCTAAGACTTATTACATACTGGAATACACCGTCAAACTTCCCAATCAGCAACGCCATAATCTTGCCTCTATCGCCGTCAGTCGCGGTAAACTTGTCACCTTCAACGCTTCTACCACAGAAAAACGCTGGGAAAAGTTGAAGCCATTGTTACAGCAAGTCGTTAGTTCATTTTCCGTCTATTGA
- a CDS encoding cytochrome P450, with amino-acid sequence MTSTTLKPNLTVPGPRPVPILGRAAHVYRFASDSIGYTRDLFQTYGSVVSLTYGGGTNLYSPLPNCPGTVFVYGPELVRQVTTQHEIYYKHPLSGKLYRRREASARTEPLKHFAVGLFGINSDRHRQARQLLMPAFHKQRIESYRNDIVTITQSVLDQIRVGEKSDIDQIMRLLTMRVATKTLFGADVGEMGGITGKLFQDTVGLLGTPMMALFPVDLPGLPYHRFLNLIAQLDDEMRSLIATKRAKGTDDGDVLSMLIQARDAETGLALSDDELLGHTGVFFLAGHETSSNALTWTLFLLSQHPQIFADLLDELESVLHGEAPTVEQLQQLPLLERVIKESMRVLPPVPWNGRVTAQPTELGGYALPSGTEVFVSIYQTHQMPELYPEPAVFNPHRWEGFEPTIFEYNPFSAGPRMCIGAAFAMMEIKIVLAMLLQRYRLQCIPHLKVDRFGVIVMAPKYGMPTIVHQQDRQFSQGVGGVRGNVREMVKLPE; translated from the coding sequence ATGACTTCGACCACCCTAAAGCCTAATTTAACCGTTCCCGGCCCCCGTCCAGTCCCCATTCTCGGACGTGCTGCCCATGTTTATCGCTTCGCGTCCGACTCAATCGGATATACCCGCGACCTTTTCCAAACCTATGGCTCAGTTGTCTCCCTGACTTATGGTGGGGGCACAAATCTTTATTCACCGCTCCCCAATTGTCCTGGTACTGTATTTGTCTATGGCCCGGAACTCGTGCGCCAAGTAACGACCCAGCACGAGATTTATTATAAGCATCCCTTATCCGGAAAATTGTACCGCAGGCGGGAAGCCTCGGCGCGGACAGAACCCCTGAAGCACTTTGCTGTGGGACTCTTTGGCATCAATAGCGATCGCCATCGGCAAGCTCGTCAACTTCTCATGCCCGCCTTTCACAAACAGCGCATCGAGTCCTACCGCAACGATATCGTTACCATCACCCAATCGGTACTCGATCAAATCCGGGTTGGGGAAAAAAGTGACATTGACCAGATTATGCGGCTGCTGACAATGCGAGTGGCGACCAAAACGCTGTTTGGTGCTGATGTTGGCGAGATGGGTGGCATTACCGGGAAACTTTTTCAGGATACTGTAGGTTTGCTGGGAACGCCCATGATGGCACTATTCCCTGTGGACTTACCAGGATTGCCCTACCATCGCTTTCTGAATCTAATCGCCCAACTTGACGACGAGATGCGATCGCTGATTGCAACTAAAAGGGCAAAGGGCACTGACGATGGAGATGTGCTGTCGATGCTGATCCAAGCTCGTGACGCCGAAACTGGCCTCGCTCTGAGCGATGATGAATTGCTGGGACATACTGGCGTCTTCTTTTTAGCCGGACACGAAACCAGTTCCAATGCACTTACCTGGACGCTGTTCCTCCTCTCGCAACATCCGCAAATTTTTGCCGATCTCCTCGACGAACTCGAAAGCGTGCTGCATGGTGAAGCGCCGACAGTCGAGCAATTGCAACAATTGCCGTTATTAGAGCGAGTTATCAAAGAGAGTATGCGTGTATTGCCGCCAGTCCCCTGGAATGGGCGCGTCACCGCGCAACCGACTGAACTCGGTGGTTATGCCTTGCCTTCGGGAACGGAGGTATTTGTCAGTATTTACCAGACTCACCAGATGCCCGAACTCTATCCAGAACCGGCGGTTTTTAATCCGCACCGTTGGGAAGGATTTGAACCCACTATTTTTGAATACAATCCCTTCAGTGCTGGGCCTCGGATGTGCATCGGTGCAGCCTTTGCCATGATGGAAATCAAAATCGTGCTGGCAATGCTTTTACAACGCTACCGCCTGCAATGCATTCCCCATCTGAAGGTTGACCGTTTTGGGGTGATTGTCATGGCACCGAAATATGGGATGCCAACGATCGTCCATCAGCAAGATCGTCAGTTTAGCCAGGGAGTGGGTGGCGTGCGCGGTAACGTGCGAGAGATGGTGAAATTGCCTGAATAA
- a CDS encoding alpha/beta hydrolase-fold protein yields the protein MESSKQADSSATEGRLLSRPTRPTATATPGLHPLGLDGQRDGFVYVPKTYRADQPAPLVLMLHGAGGDSEGALNIVRHLADPFQTILLAVDSRRQTWDVIRSGYGADITFIDRALAQTFSRYAIAPNQVAIAGFSDGASYALSVGITNGDLFSHIIAFSPGFMAPAGQEGKPQVFISHGKGDTVLPIERCSRRIVPQLQRASYDVQYHEFNGPHTVPGAIAQASMEWFTQTAPKEN from the coding sequence ATGGAAAGTTCAAAGCAAGCTGATTCTTCCGCCACAGAAGGACGATTATTATCCCGTCCAACTCGCCCCACAGCAACCGCAACTCCCGGATTGCATCCCCTAGGACTGGACGGACAGCGGGATGGTTTCGTCTATGTACCCAAAACCTATCGGGCAGACCAACCCGCGCCACTGGTGTTGATGTTGCATGGGGCAGGAGGCGATTCAGAGGGGGCGCTGAATATCGTCCGCCATCTGGCAGATCCCTTCCAGACAATTTTGTTGGCAGTAGACTCGCGCCGACAAACTTGGGACGTGATTCGGAGTGGGTACGGTGCCGATATTACTTTTATTGACCGGGCGCTGGCACAAACCTTCAGCCGTTACGCGATCGCGCCAAATCAGGTAGCGATCGCAGGTTTCTCGGATGGGGCTTCCTACGCTCTCTCGGTTGGCATTACCAATGGCGACTTGTTTAGCCACATCATTGCCTTCTCACCGGGATTCATGGCTCCTGCCGGACAGGAAGGGAAGCCGCAGGTATTCATTTCTCACGGGAAGGGGGACACGGTGTTGCCGATTGAGCGATGCAGTCGCCGGATTGTGCCGCAGTTACAACGGGCAAGCTATGACGTGCAGTACCACGAGTTCAATGGTCCCCATACGGTTCCAGGCGCGATCGCTCAAGCTTCAATGGAGTGGTTTACCCAAACAGCACCGAAGGAGAATTGA
- a CDS encoding SGNH/GDSL hydrolase family protein — protein MAVLTTSIQNTHPITELYVFGDSLSDAGTVFRATGGMYPPNPPYFQGRYSNGRVWVEYLALCLHLGSNQTKNFAYGGATSGNDRNSFVPGLLAQVQSFIQTHQPLNSEALYVLWAGGNDYLQGVSNATIPVENITKAIASLANKGAKKLLVVNLPDLGQLPTTRTSANAARLSALTQAHNQGLRRSLKVAQQHSDLQIATLDANRLYREAIANPAAFGFTNVLNACLAGAGTSGSPDQFLFWDGIHPTTATHRILGETAFAAIQEAGMLNSPSVLFG, from the coding sequence ATGGCTGTACTCACAACATCTATTCAGAACACTCATCCGATTACAGAACTCTATGTGTTTGGCGACAGTCTCTCGGATGCGGGGACGGTGTTCCGAGCGACAGGAGGAATGTATCCACCCAACCCACCTTACTTTCAGGGGCGTTACTCAAATGGTCGGGTTTGGGTTGAATATCTTGCCCTTTGCCTGCATCTCGGCTCGAATCAAACCAAAAATTTTGCTTACGGAGGAGCAACTTCTGGAAATGATCGCAACAGTTTTGTCCCTGGTTTGCTAGCTCAGGTGCAATCGTTTATCCAAACACATCAACCGCTGAATTCAGAGGCACTGTATGTGTTATGGGCGGGGGGAAATGATTATTTACAGGGAGTCAGCAACGCTACAATTCCTGTTGAAAATATCACTAAAGCGATCGCTTCTCTGGCTAATAAGGGTGCTAAAAAGCTCCTAGTGGTAAACTTGCCCGATTTGGGACAGTTACCCACGACCCGAACCAGTGCAAATGCTGCCCGACTCAGTGCATTAACCCAAGCTCATAATCAAGGTTTGAGGCGATCGCTTAAGGTAGCTCAGCAGCATTCTGACCTTCAGATTGCCACTCTCGATGCCAATCGACTGTATCGAGAAGCGATCGCGAATCCGGCAGCGTTTGGCTTTACTAATGTCCTCAATGCCTGTTTGGCTGGCGCTGGGACTTCTGGCAGTCCAGACCAGTTTTTGTTCTGGGATGGCATTCATCCAACAACAGCGACTCATCGCATTTTAGGGGAAACTGCCTTTGCCGCCATTCAAGAAGCAGGGATGCTCAATTCTCCTTCGGTGCTGTTTGGGTAA
- a CDS encoding DUF2243 domain-containing protein, which yields MTSNQTTSQASSQGNSSVHQRDRRPLIVAGIVLGMSQAGFFDGIVIHQLLQWHHMFSSVKTDATVAGLELNTLGDGLFHLFDWLLTLIGLFLFWRAAKQSHSLSAPTFIGSLLLGFGAFNLIEGVIDHQILGIHHVRPGSHTLAYDIGFLVISALIASAGWIVLQSAKSNKNEAET from the coding sequence ATGACTTCAAACCAAACTACATCCCAGGCGAGTAGCCAAGGAAATTCTTCCGTCCATCAGCGCGATCGCCGCCCTCTGATTGTGGCTGGTATTGTGTTAGGAATGAGTCAGGCTGGATTTTTTGATGGGATTGTCATTCATCAATTATTACAATGGCATCATATGTTTTCCAGTGTTAAAACTGATGCTACCGTTGCCGGTTTGGAACTAAATACTCTTGGCGATGGGTTGTTTCATCTGTTTGATTGGCTATTAACATTAATTGGGCTTTTTCTGTTTTGGCGAGCCGCAAAACAAAGTCATTCTTTGTCAGCACCAACCTTTATTGGTTCACTATTACTAGGATTTGGAGCGTTCAATCTTATTGAAGGAGTTATCGATCATCAGATTTTAGGCATTCATCATGTCAGACCGGGTTCGCATACGTTAGCTTATGATATTGGCTTTTTAGTGATTAGTGCCTTAATCGCTAGTGCTGGTTGGATAGTATTGCAATCAGCAAAATCGAATAAAAATGAAGCTGAAACGTAG
- a CDS encoding ATP-grasp domain-containing protein, whose translation MNSTYDFQYFQGNSLSDLFAQDITDGRYAFILNYPATATWAAYPNNKKYYIQDGSSEATKTSFDKICQKEPWKNLAVLGDLLPGVIISSPEDALINYWREHFGFSYKNIERIDCSTYLDELSQIDTPEESQSDRFDKLITLFPFDHLKPEKHAVHPDTHYRLLSKVALADLGIQCPKYKTYNLHQISLEDIQLPQFPYLIKTSHGLSGEGTYIIKSASELNYCLHELRKYLEIKFVDTIIVSEFVKNEVQNYCVQFYVSKTGEITLIGTTTQLVTPEGNYLGGLIHYRETDMSKFFEMIAAVGKYAHQQGYFGVIGFDVLEDKDGQLYAIDANFRVNGSTPLCLQRHTLLGLGKEVAKYSSDYRMDGTLESILATLKPELERKDFTILSALEKVKYGKIYTEIYGIVAGETTEEMQQIEQSLQHKGLHILS comes from the coding sequence ATGAACTCAACATACGACTTTCAATACTTTCAGGGGAATTCTCTTTCCGATCTGTTTGCTCAAGACATCACAGATGGGCGGTATGCATTTATCCTAAATTACCCGGCGACTGCGACTTGGGCTGCTTACCCTAACAATAAAAAATACTATATTCAAGACGGTAGTAGTGAAGCCACCAAAACTTCCTTCGATAAAATTTGCCAGAAGGAACCTTGGAAAAATCTAGCGGTGTTAGGCGATCTCCTTCCAGGAGTTATCATCAGTTCGCCAGAAGACGCGCTGATTAACTATTGGCGGGAACATTTTGGTTTCAGCTACAAAAACATAGAGAGGATAGACTGCTCAACTTATCTGGATGAACTCAGCCAGATAGATACTCCGGAAGAATCTCAAAGCGATCGCTTTGACAAACTCATCACTCTATTTCCCTTCGATCATCTCAAACCAGAAAAACACGCTGTTCATCCGGATACTCACTACCGCTTGCTTAGCAAAGTAGCGCTAGCCGATCTGGGGATACAATGTCCAAAATATAAAACCTACAATCTGCACCAAATTAGCCTGGAAGACATTCAGCTACCACAATTCCCATACTTGATTAAAACCTCCCACGGACTCTCAGGCGAAGGTACTTATATTATCAAAAGCGCCAGCGAGTTAAACTACTGCTTGCATGAATTAAGGAAATACCTAGAGATTAAGTTCGTGGATACGATTATTGTTTCGGAATTTGTCAAGAATGAAGTGCAGAACTACTGCGTGCAGTTCTATGTCAGCAAGACAGGAGAGATTACGCTGATTGGCACTACAACCCAACTTGTCACTCCAGAAGGCAATTATTTAGGAGGACTCATTCACTACCGAGAAACCGACATGAGCAAGTTCTTTGAGATGATTGCTGCGGTTGGTAAGTATGCTCATCAACAAGGGTATTTCGGCGTGATTGGCTTTGATGTATTGGAAGATAAAGACGGACAACTCTATGCAATCGATGCCAATTTTCGAGTGAATGGATCGACTCCACTCTGCTTACAGCGTCATACTTTGCTGGGACTGGGAAAAGAAGTCGCTAAGTATTCTAGCGATTATCGGATGGATGGGACATTAGAGTCCATTCTTGCCACGTTGAAACCAGAATTGGAGCGTAAAGATTTTACGATATTGTCAGCTTTGGAGAAGGTTAAATACGGGAAAATCTACACCGAAATTTACGGAATTGTTGCTGGAGAAACGACCGAAGAAATGCAACAGATCGAGCAGAGTTTACAACATAAAGGATTACACATACTCAGTTAG
- a CDS encoding isoaspartyl peptidase/L-asparaginase family protein, protein MTISIIVHGGAKTITEGKVEANHAGCLAAVEAGWTVLRSGGSAGEAVEAAIRVLETDQTFNAGFGATLNSEGEVELDAAMMEGDRLGWGAVAAVQGVRHPISVAHKIMDEKARFLVARSGERFAAEHEMEMCAKEDLISEEQRQEWEEEQEVIDRPNTVGCVALDASGTIVAGTSTGGTTGQPQGRVGDTALVGCGLYADNHLGGCSTTGDGESIIPVVLAKTAIDFLAGDTHPEEAAQKAIDTLVSKVEGEAGCILIDRQGRIGWSYNSSDMAVAYMTAEMDKPVAFIKKEEENNSKVASFEPHTEQMQTTHSPAA, encoded by the coding sequence ATGACAATAAGCATAATTGTTCATGGTGGAGCAAAAACCATTACAGAGGGCAAGGTTGAAGCCAATCATGCAGGCTGCTTGGCAGCAGTAGAAGCAGGTTGGACAGTGCTTCGCAGTGGAGGCAGTGCTGGAGAAGCCGTTGAGGCAGCCATCCGTGTTCTCGAAACTGACCAGACGTTTAACGCCGGATTTGGTGCAACTCTCAACAGTGAAGGAGAGGTAGAGCTAGACGCGGCGATGATGGAGGGCGATCGATTGGGTTGGGGAGCGGTAGCAGCAGTTCAAGGAGTGCGTCATCCAATCTCGGTGGCACACAAGATTATGGATGAAAAAGCCCGGTTCCTAGTAGCGCGGAGCGGCGAACGCTTCGCTGCTGAACACGAGATGGAGATGTGTGCAAAAGAAGACCTGATCAGTGAGGAGCAGCGACAGGAGTGGGAAGAGGAGCAAGAAGTTATCGATCGCCCCAACACCGTCGGTTGTGTAGCTCTAGATGCTAGCGGCACCATAGTTGCCGGAACCTCAACTGGGGGCACTACAGGTCAGCCACAAGGTCGTGTTGGCGACACAGCCCTGGTTGGTTGCGGCTTATACGCTGATAACCACTTGGGCGGTTGCTCAACGACGGGTGATGGCGAGTCAATTATCCCAGTGGTTCTTGCCAAGACAGCGATTGATTTTTTGGCTGGAGACACCCATCCAGAGGAAGCCGCACAGAAGGCGATTGACACTCTTGTCTCTAAGGTTGAAGGAGAGGCTGGCTGCATCCTGATAGACCGTCAGGGACGTATTGGGTGGTCGTACAACTCGTCTGACATGGCGGTAGCTTATATGACCGCAGAAATGGACAAACCAGTGGCGTTTATCAAGAAAGAAGAAGAAAACAACTCAAAAGTAGCATCCTTTGAGCCACATACAGAACAGATGCAGACGACTCACTCACCAGCCGCATAA